A section of the Labrus mixtus chromosome 15, fLabMix1.1, whole genome shotgun sequence genome encodes:
- the zgc:162200 gene encoding protein bicaudal D homolog 2 isoform X2: MLEADADPAGQVAAEGETEAEMGSGDMRCEVARLTLELQEATEEKLQAARYGLVVLEESAALKKKHRQLEEEHEILKVELQQLREAFADSVSSQKRAAADGECREENLLQETATKEAAMATRIEEVQAELKQARLALGNAHAEIDRLGVFSTQLKKECECLDAEKGHMRDEMKEFKVREMRQLQDNAELEEENISLQKQVSVLKENQVEFESIKLELTQKNEEQEELRGQMEEAERLREIAERQLDEALEALKEEREQKNNLRRELSALTLNPFDSVGNLELHLEQLDDSQEEGQGGEGEGEGEDQDSGINNGPGSAPGSAHPPHLGGSKSNGLIHRFSTPRNSDMFLRAPASGLVSDLLSELHFSDSQKLKQQLLQAEREKSGLTSKVEELQMQLVMSKQALGQQEDKVGSLTQQLEAVQRSQQHNQEADDGDDDETENGDNAGFDYEVDTKSKEVLEARMRSASEELLKLRDELSQAGTRYNTLEQRYKQEKDRWRAEAQELADKIRQCIKSSKQDQERIGELEKEIGATRKVAIDSEGHLSVAQEELLAFSEELSNLYHHICVCNNLTPKRVTLDYYRDGARASGGGGSARRSHYVYPQHSAQKKPKANEMFNSKAAALQFMGEVDSAGTSTESPSCPGSPTLDFRDPSNVRNLVAVIRCQIKHLRVAVDLCRQRGAMPYSGLSSSGESERDAESLLEEVLKLKSLLSTKREQIATLRTVLKANKQTAELALSNLKTKYETEKSMVSETMMKLRNELKALKEDAATFSSLRVMFASRCDQYVTQLDEMQRQLAAAEDEKKTLNSLLRMAIQQKLALTQRLEDLEAPMSPHSLNSSPRRSRAKELAAKSGRAPRSPRSSPARPTLRSSPRASPVLGSSIPAMATHHLRSLTRSLHTSPR, from the exons gcatttGCAGATTCTGTGAGCAGCCAAAAGCGTGCAGCTGCGGATGGAGAGTGCCGGGAGGAGAATTTGCTGCAGGAGACTGCCACTAAGGAGGCTGCCATGGCAACCCGCATAGAGGAAGTCCAGGCGGAGCTCAAGCAAGCACGCCTTGCTCTTGGCAATGCTCACGCAGAGATCGATAGACTGGGGGTGTTCTCCACCCAGCTAAAAAAG GAGTGTGAGTGTCTGGATGCAGAAAAGGGTCATATGAGGGATGAGATGAAGGAATTTAAAGTACGTGAGATGCGCCAGTTGCAGGACAAtgctgagctggaggaggaaaatATATCTCTGCAAAAACAGGTGTCTGTGCTCAAGGAAAACCAG GTTGAGTTTGAATCAATAAAGCTGGAACTGACCCAGAAGAACGAGGAGCAAGAGGAGCTGCGTGGTCagatggaggaggcggagaggCTGAGGGAGATAGCAGAGAGGCAGCTGGATGAGGCCCTGGAAGCcctgaaggaggagagggagcagaAGAACAATCTACGACGGGAACTCTCTGCCCTGACCCTAAACCCCTTTGATTCTGTGGGGAACCTGGAACTCCACCTTGAGCAGCTGGATGACAGCCAGGAGGAGGGccaggggggagagggagaaggtGAGGGAGAGGACCAGGACAGTGGCATTAATAATGGTCCTGGGTCTGCTCCCGGTTCTGCTCACCCTCCTCACTTGGGGGGCTCAAAAAGTAACGGCCTCATCCATCGCTTCTCCACTCCACGCAACAGTGACATGTTTCTGCGTGCTCCGGCCTCCGGGCTGGTGTCGGACCTGCTTAGTGAGCTGCACTTTTCAGACAGTCAGAAACTAAAGCAGCAACTCCTACAG GCGGAACGCGAAAAGTCCGGTCTGACAAGCAAGGTAGAGGAACTGCAGATGCAGCTTGTAATGTCCAAACAGGCACTCGGCCAGCAGGAGGACAAGGTTGGATCTCTCACCCAGCAACTAGAAGCtgtgcagagaagccagcaaCACAACCAAGAGGCAGACGACGGGGATGATGACGAGACGGAGAATGGAGACAATGCAGGCTTTGATTATGAGGTCGACACCAAGAGCAAGGAGGTGTTAGAGGCGCGCATGCGTTCAGCCAGTGAGGAGCTTCTGAAGCTGCGAGATGAACTGTCGCAAGCAGGAACGAGATACAACACTCTGGAGCAGCGATACAAGCAGGAGAAGGATCGTTGGAGGGCAGAGGCCCAGGAGTTGGCCGACAAGATCCGTCAGTGCATCAAGTCCAGCAAGCAGGACCAGGAGCGCATCGGAGAGCTGGAGAAGGAGATCGGAGCCACTCGGAAAGTGGCAATTGATTCAGAGGGGCACTTGAGCGTTgcccaggaggagctgctggccTTCTCTGAGGAGCTGTCCAACCTCTATCACCACATCTGTGTGTGCAACAACCTGACACCCAAACGAGTCACCCTGGACTATTACCGTGATGGTGCCAGGGCAAGTGGTGGAGGAGGTAGTGCTCGAAGATCTCACTACGTATACCCTCAGCACAGCGCCCAGAAGAAGCCAAAAGCCAATGAGATGTTCAACTCTAAAGCTGCAGCGCTGCAGTTTATGGGCGAGGTGGACAGTGCAGGAACCAGCACAGAATCTCCAAGCTGCCCTGGATCACCCACACTGGATTTCAGGGACCCCTCTAATGTTCGCAACTTGGTTGCTGTCATCCGCTGCCAGATAAAACACCTCCGG GTGGCAGTGGACCTCTGTCGTCAGAGGGGCGCGATGCCTTACTCCGGGTTGAGCAGCAGTGGAGAGTCAGAGCGGGATGCTGAAAGCCTCCTGGAAGAAGTGCTAAAGCTCAAGTCCCTTCTCAGCACCAAGAGAGAACAGATAGCGACGCTCAGGACGGTCCTCAAGGCTAACAAACAG ACTGCAGAGTTGGCTCTGTCCAATTTAAAAACCAAGTATGAGACGGAGAAGAGCATGGTGTCAGAGACCATGATGAAACTGCGGAACGAGCTCAAAGCCTTGAAGGAGGACGCTGCTACCTTTTCGTCACTGCGAGTCATGTTTGCCAGTCG GTGTGACCAGTATGTCACCCAGTTGGATGAGATGCAGAGGCAGCTGGCAGCGGCCGAGGATGAGAAGAAGACACTGAATTCTCTGCTGCGTATGGCCATACAGCAGAAGCTGGCTCTCACTCAGCGCTTGGAGGACCTGGAGGCCCCAATGTCGCCCCACAGCTTGAACAGCAGTCCCCGCCGCTCCCGCGCCAAAGAACTGGCCGCCAAGTCAGGCCGGGCCCCACGCAGCCCTAGAAGCAGTCCTGCACGCCCCACACTGAGGAGCAGTCCACGAGCCAGCCCGGTTCTTGGCAGCAGCATTCCGGCCATGGCCACGCACCACCTGAGGAGTCTGACCAGAAGCCTCCACACGAGCCCC CGCTGA
- the zgc:162200 gene encoding protein bicaudal D homolog 2 isoform X1: protein MLEADADPAGQVAAEGETEAEMGSGDMRCEVARLTLELQEATEEKLQAARYGLVVLEESAALKKKHRQLEEEHEILKVELQQLREAFADSVSSQKRAAADGECREENLLQETATKEAAMATRIEEVQAELKQARLALGNAHAEIDRLGVFSTQLKKECECLDAEKGHMRDEMKEFKVREMRQLQDNAELEEENISLQKQVSVLKENQVEFESIKLELTQKNEEQEELRGQMEEAERLREIAERQLDEALEALKEEREQKNNLRRELSALTLNPFDSVGNLELHLEQLDDSQEEGQGGEGEGEGEDQDSGINNGPGSAPGSAHPPHLGGSKSNGLIHRFSTPRNSDMFLRAPASGLVSDLLSELHFSDSQKLKQQLLQAEREKSGLTSKVEELQMQLVMSKQALGQQEDKVGSLTQQLEAVQRSQQHNQEADDGDDDETENGDNAGFDYEVDTKSKEVLEARMRSASEELLKLRDELSQAGTRYNTLEQRYKQEKDRWRAEAQELADKIRQCIKSSKQDQERIGELEKEIGATRKVAIDSEGHLSVAQEELLAFSEELSNLYHHICVCNNLTPKRVTLDYYRDGARASGGGGSARRSHYVYPQHSAQKKPKANEMFNSKAAALQFMGEVDSAGTSTESPSCPGSPTLDFRDPSNVRNLVAVIRCQIKHLRVAVDLCRQRGAMPYSGLSSSGESERDAESLLEEVLKLKSLLSTKREQIATLRTVLKANKQTAELALSNLKTKYETEKSMVSETMMKLRNELKALKEDAATFSSLRVMFASRCDQYVTQLDEMQRQLAAAEDEKKTLNSLLRMAIQQKLALTQRLEDLEAPMSPHSLNSSPRRSRAKELAAKSGRAPRSPRSSPARPTLRSSPRASPVLGSSIPAMATHHLRSLTRSLHTSPVRTALCPCPDDTIQR from the exons gcatttGCAGATTCTGTGAGCAGCCAAAAGCGTGCAGCTGCGGATGGAGAGTGCCGGGAGGAGAATTTGCTGCAGGAGACTGCCACTAAGGAGGCTGCCATGGCAACCCGCATAGAGGAAGTCCAGGCGGAGCTCAAGCAAGCACGCCTTGCTCTTGGCAATGCTCACGCAGAGATCGATAGACTGGGGGTGTTCTCCACCCAGCTAAAAAAG GAGTGTGAGTGTCTGGATGCAGAAAAGGGTCATATGAGGGATGAGATGAAGGAATTTAAAGTACGTGAGATGCGCCAGTTGCAGGACAAtgctgagctggaggaggaaaatATATCTCTGCAAAAACAGGTGTCTGTGCTCAAGGAAAACCAG GTTGAGTTTGAATCAATAAAGCTGGAACTGACCCAGAAGAACGAGGAGCAAGAGGAGCTGCGTGGTCagatggaggaggcggagaggCTGAGGGAGATAGCAGAGAGGCAGCTGGATGAGGCCCTGGAAGCcctgaaggaggagagggagcagaAGAACAATCTACGACGGGAACTCTCTGCCCTGACCCTAAACCCCTTTGATTCTGTGGGGAACCTGGAACTCCACCTTGAGCAGCTGGATGACAGCCAGGAGGAGGGccaggggggagagggagaaggtGAGGGAGAGGACCAGGACAGTGGCATTAATAATGGTCCTGGGTCTGCTCCCGGTTCTGCTCACCCTCCTCACTTGGGGGGCTCAAAAAGTAACGGCCTCATCCATCGCTTCTCCACTCCACGCAACAGTGACATGTTTCTGCGTGCTCCGGCCTCCGGGCTGGTGTCGGACCTGCTTAGTGAGCTGCACTTTTCAGACAGTCAGAAACTAAAGCAGCAACTCCTACAG GCGGAACGCGAAAAGTCCGGTCTGACAAGCAAGGTAGAGGAACTGCAGATGCAGCTTGTAATGTCCAAACAGGCACTCGGCCAGCAGGAGGACAAGGTTGGATCTCTCACCCAGCAACTAGAAGCtgtgcagagaagccagcaaCACAACCAAGAGGCAGACGACGGGGATGATGACGAGACGGAGAATGGAGACAATGCAGGCTTTGATTATGAGGTCGACACCAAGAGCAAGGAGGTGTTAGAGGCGCGCATGCGTTCAGCCAGTGAGGAGCTTCTGAAGCTGCGAGATGAACTGTCGCAAGCAGGAACGAGATACAACACTCTGGAGCAGCGATACAAGCAGGAGAAGGATCGTTGGAGGGCAGAGGCCCAGGAGTTGGCCGACAAGATCCGTCAGTGCATCAAGTCCAGCAAGCAGGACCAGGAGCGCATCGGAGAGCTGGAGAAGGAGATCGGAGCCACTCGGAAAGTGGCAATTGATTCAGAGGGGCACTTGAGCGTTgcccaggaggagctgctggccTTCTCTGAGGAGCTGTCCAACCTCTATCACCACATCTGTGTGTGCAACAACCTGACACCCAAACGAGTCACCCTGGACTATTACCGTGATGGTGCCAGGGCAAGTGGTGGAGGAGGTAGTGCTCGAAGATCTCACTACGTATACCCTCAGCACAGCGCCCAGAAGAAGCCAAAAGCCAATGAGATGTTCAACTCTAAAGCTGCAGCGCTGCAGTTTATGGGCGAGGTGGACAGTGCAGGAACCAGCACAGAATCTCCAAGCTGCCCTGGATCACCCACACTGGATTTCAGGGACCCCTCTAATGTTCGCAACTTGGTTGCTGTCATCCGCTGCCAGATAAAACACCTCCGG GTGGCAGTGGACCTCTGTCGTCAGAGGGGCGCGATGCCTTACTCCGGGTTGAGCAGCAGTGGAGAGTCAGAGCGGGATGCTGAAAGCCTCCTGGAAGAAGTGCTAAAGCTCAAGTCCCTTCTCAGCACCAAGAGAGAACAGATAGCGACGCTCAGGACGGTCCTCAAGGCTAACAAACAG ACTGCAGAGTTGGCTCTGTCCAATTTAAAAACCAAGTATGAGACGGAGAAGAGCATGGTGTCAGAGACCATGATGAAACTGCGGAACGAGCTCAAAGCCTTGAAGGAGGACGCTGCTACCTTTTCGTCACTGCGAGTCATGTTTGCCAGTCG GTGTGACCAGTATGTCACCCAGTTGGATGAGATGCAGAGGCAGCTGGCAGCGGCCGAGGATGAGAAGAAGACACTGAATTCTCTGCTGCGTATGGCCATACAGCAGAAGCTGGCTCTCACTCAGCGCTTGGAGGACCTGGAGGCCCCAATGTCGCCCCACAGCTTGAACAGCAGTCCCCGCCGCTCCCGCGCCAAAGAACTGGCCGCCAAGTCAGGCCGGGCCCCACGCAGCCCTAGAAGCAGTCCTGCACGCCCCACACTGAGGAGCAGTCCACGAGCCAGCCCGGTTCTTGGCAGCAGCATTCCGGCCATGGCCACGCACCACCTGAGGAGTCTGACCAGAAGCCTCCACACGAGCCCCGTAAGAACCGCTCTCTGTCCTTGTCCCGACGACACCATCCAG CGCTGA